The proteins below come from a single Oncorhynchus keta strain PuntledgeMale-10-30-2019 chromosome 1, Oket_V2, whole genome shotgun sequence genomic window:
- the tnfaip1 gene encoding BTB/POZ domain-containing adapter for CUL3-mediated RhoA degradation protein 2 has protein sequence MSGDSFQLPLHRLCLQTQAITTGSQAIRPSHEASQMACPKSKTCSYRAALGLGNKYVRLNVGGTLFYTTLQVLTRQDSMLKAMFSGKKEVFIDREGWILIDRCGKHFASILTYLREEVVTLPPGRQGVLELLAEAKYYLIQGLVELCQGGLQDQKEQSLCVIPVITSAKEEVRLIQACTKPVVKLLYNRSNNKYSYTSNSDDNLLKNIELFDKLSLSYNGRVLFIKDVIGDEICCWSFYGQGRKLAEVCCTSIVYATEKKQTKVEFPEARIYEETLNALLYETLPVPDDTLLEATRRRHAHSHAHCGSHSEEEEGPAHSGVDLRERVRHSHVKRYSTYDDRPLGH, from the exons ATGTCCGGGGACAGCTTCCAGCTCCCCCTGCACCGGCTATGCCTCCAGACCCAGGCCATCACCACGGGCTCCCAAGCCATTAGACCTTCCCATGAAG CCTCCCAGATGGCGTGTCCCAAGTCCAAGACGTGCAGCTACAGAGCAGCGTTGGGCCTGGGTAACAAGTATGTGCGCCTAAACGTAGGGGGGACCCTGTTCTACACCACGCTGCAGGTGCTCACTAGGCAGGACTCCATGCTGAAGGCCATGTTCAGTGGCAAGAAGGAGGTCTTCATTGACCGAGAAG GCTGGATCCTGATAGATCGCTGTGGGAAACACTTTGCCTCCATCCTGACGTACCTGCGGGAGGAAGTGGTCACCTTGCCCCCTGGCAGACAGGGGGTTCTGGAGCTGCTGGCAGAGGCCAAGTATTACCTGATCCAGGGTCTGGTGGAGCTGTGCCAGGGAGGCCTGCAG GACCAGAAAGAGCAGTCTCTGTGTGTAATCCCTGTGATCACCTCTGCCAAGGAGGAGGTGAGACTGATCCAGGCCTGCACCAAGCCTGTGGTGAAGCTGCTGTACAACCGAAGCAACAACAAGTACTCCTATACGAG TAATTCAGACGACAACCTGTTGAAGAACATTGAGCTGTTTGACAAGCTGTCTCTGAGCTACAATGGCCGTGTTCTCTTCATCAAGGACGTGATCGGCGACGAGATCTGCTGCTGGTCGTTCTACGGACAGGGACGCAAACTGGCAGAGGTCTGCTGCACATCCATAGTCTACGCCACAGAGAAAAAACAGACCAAG GTAGAGTTCCCGGAGGCCAGGATCTACGAGGAGACCCTGAACGCTCTGCTCTACGAGACACTTCCTGTCCCCGACGACACCTTATTGGAGGCCACACGCCGTCGCCACGCCCACAGCCACGCTCACTGTGGTTCCCACAGCGAGGAGGAGGAAGGCCCCGCCCACTCGGGGGTGGACCTTAGGGAGCGCGTGCGTCACTCCCACGTCAAGAGGTACAGCACCTACGACGACCGGCCGCTGGGACACTAA